From Oscillospiraceae bacterium CM, a single genomic window includes:
- a CDS encoding relaxase/mobilization nuclease domain-containing protein, which produces MATTRLISMHINKGKTIAQCLTDRTDYSKNPDKTNDGEYISAYECDPAIVDAQFLLAKRQYKSITGREQKNDVIAYQIRQSFKPGEVTPEEANRIGYELGMRWTKGRHAFLVATHIDKAHIHNHIIYNSTSLDCQRKFRDFRGSGLAVRKISDRFCLEHGLSIIENPKRGKKHYGKWLGDSRKPSFQEKLRIVIDVALAQKPVDFNAFLQDIRQAGYEVKTGKHLAFRIAEQKKFTRLRSLGEGYSEDEIRSVIAGGKARKLGKTKHPARQAQGVNLLVDIQAKLQAGKGPGYERWVKVFNLKQMAQTMNFLTENNLLEYAELEEKAAAATARFNELSAQIKAAETRMAEIGNLKAHIINYSKTRDVYTAYRKAGYSKKFYEENASDILLHKAAKSAFDILPEKKIPTIKALQTEYATLLAEKKRTYSGYSATRKEMKELLTAKSNIDRLLGDVHKQTEKDRKQEWCPL; this is translated from the coding sequence TTGGCAACCACACGCCTGATTTCCATGCACATTAATAAGGGCAAGACCATTGCCCAATGCCTGACAGACCGCACCGATTATTCTAAAAATCCCGATAAGACAAATGACGGCGAATACATCAGCGCCTATGAATGCGACCCCGCCATCGTGGACGCGCAGTTTCTTCTTGCTAAACGACAATACAAGTCTATCACCGGCAGGGAACAGAAAAATGATGTAATCGCCTATCAGATACGCCAATCCTTCAAACCCGGCGAGGTCACGCCGGAGGAAGCCAACCGTATAGGCTACGAGTTGGGGATGCGTTGGACAAAAGGCCGCCATGCTTTTCTTGTGGCGACCCACATTGATAAAGCGCATATCCACAACCACATCATCTATAATTCCACCTCACTGGACTGTCAGCGCAAGTTCCGCGATTTCCGTGGTTCCGGCCTTGCCGTTCGGAAAATCAGCGACAGGTTTTGTCTGGAACACGGTCTTTCCATCATTGAGAATCCCAAGCGCGGAAAGAAGCATTACGGGAAATGGCTGGGCGATAGTCGGAAGCCCTCTTTTCAGGAAAAACTTCGGATTGTGATTGATGTCGCTCTTGCCCAAAAGCCCGTTGATTTTAATGCGTTTTTACAGGATATTCGGCAGGCGGGTTATGAAGTCAAGACCGGCAAACACCTTGCTTTCCGTATCGCCGAGCAGAAGAAATTCACCCGTCTCCGCTCTCTTGGCGAAGGATATTCAGAAGATGAAATTCGTTCTGTTATAGCCGGAGGGAAAGCCCGTAAACTTGGCAAAACAAAACACCCTGCCAGACAAGCACAGGGCGTCAATCTGCTGGTGGATATTCAAGCAAAATTGCAGGCAGGAAAAGGCCCAGGTTACGAACGCTGGGTCAAGGTTTTCAACCTCAAGCAAATGGCGCAGACGATGAATTTTCTTACCGAAAACAATTTGTTGGAATACGCAGAGCTTGAAGAAAAAGCTGCGGCGGCAACCGCCCGTTTCAACGAACTGTCGGCACAGATCAAGGCCGCCGAAACTCGCATGGCCGAGATCGGGAATCTAAAAGCACACATCATCAATTATTCCAAAACCCGCGATGTTTACACCGCCTATCGCAAAGCCGGATACAGCAAAAAGTTCTATGAGGAGAACGCTTCGGACATCCTGCTGCACAAGGCGGCAAAGTCTGCGTTCGATATACTGCCGGAGAAGAAAATTCCTACCATAAAGGCGCTCCAAACCGAATATGCAACGCTGCTGGCAGAAAAGAAAAGAACCTATTCCGGGTATTCTGCTACGCGCAAGGAAATGAAGGAATTGCTCACGGCAAAGTCCAATATAGACAGGCTCTTGGGTGATGTGCATAAGCAGACTGAAAAGGACCGGAAGCAAGAGTGGTGTCCTTTGTAG
- a CDS encoding ATP-dependent helicase — protein sequence MPDFSHILRGLSPEQEAACKALENVLLTACPGSGKTRTLTRRLAYQAAQEPASKKWNIAITFTNRAADEIASRLDDMGIDLSNIWTGTIHQFCMQFIIRPYAMYSGRLSKGYSIIDEYTQREYGKSIAKDLGIKLGAFDDPFQTPAVVTAYETLLAANKEIDFEMILRFSEELSSRCPFVCANIASVINSILVDEFQDTNELQYSILAKIFKANKSISLMFVGDMNQAIYGSLGGVAKCKAELDALYETTFKEMPLTGCYRSTQRVVNLYKNFEVSQTGVCSVADIKDAAGTISYCRSVSKENLTAEIAAIICSELVSGTKAEEICVLAPQWLILFSLSRNLRSQLPDVLFDAPDISPIKYDPLNPLFLLARLLFMPSGENVSIRKRIATEFISIIRDDLKIMLPDKIQNYDILSAVNHCRTLDADGIVCLKAVIERVFALLRIDVNKEKALPGLTERFFEKIDSRVKQYTLPTDYDSISRYFRDKQGVVISTIHGVKGEEYTTVIAVCLLNGYLPHWDFIIKPEKKPLRKTETSKLLYVLCSRAKQNLYLFSETGRKTNKGSEYTPTDELSLIAHNLS from the coding sequence GTGCCTGATTTTTCCCATATACTGAGAGGACTTTCCCCCGAACAGGAAGCTGCGTGCAAAGCTCTCGAAAATGTCCTGCTTACCGCTTGCCCCGGCAGCGGAAAAACACGTACGCTTACTCGTCGCTTGGCGTATCAGGCGGCGCAAGAGCCAGCATCAAAAAAGTGGAACATAGCGATAACGTTTACAAATCGAGCCGCTGACGAGATCGCCAGTCGGCTCGACGATATGGGCATCGATTTGTCGAATATTTGGACGGGTACAATTCACCAGTTCTGTATGCAGTTTATCATTCGCCCTTACGCCATGTATTCAGGCAGACTGAGCAAGGGTTATTCCATTATTGACGAATATACGCAGCGGGAATACGGGAAAAGTATTGCTAAAGACTTGGGGATAAAACTGGGCGCCTTTGACGATCCTTTCCAAACCCCGGCTGTTGTTACTGCATATGAGACTCTGCTTGCGGCTAACAAAGAAATTGATTTTGAAATGATTCTTCGTTTTTCGGAGGAGCTTTCAAGTCGCTGCCCTTTTGTTTGTGCGAATATTGCCTCTGTGATAAACAGCATTCTGGTCGACGAATTTCAAGATACAAACGAGCTTCAATATTCTATCCTTGCAAAAATCTTTAAAGCGAACAAATCGATCAGCCTCATGTTTGTGGGTGACATGAATCAGGCAATATACGGCTCTCTCGGAGGGGTCGCGAAGTGCAAGGCGGAACTGGACGCGCTTTATGAAACGACATTCAAGGAAATGCCGCTGACGGGATGTTATCGTTCAACTCAGCGTGTGGTAAACCTATACAAGAATTTCGAGGTTTCGCAAACGGGTGTCTGCTCGGTAGCGGATATCAAAGATGCTGCCGGAACGATAAGCTACTGCAGGTCGGTCTCAAAGGAAAACTTAACAGCCGAAATAGCAGCGATAATATGTTCCGAATTGGTGTCCGGCACGAAAGCGGAGGAGATTTGTGTTCTTGCCCCGCAATGGCTAATATTATTCAGCCTGTCGAGAAATCTGCGTTCGCAGCTGCCAGACGTGTTGTTTGACGCGCCTGATATTTCGCCCATTAAATACGATCCCTTGAACCCTTTGTTTCTGTTGGCAAGGTTGTTGTTTATGCCTTCCGGAGAAAACGTTTCCATAAGAAAACGAATTGCAACTGAGTTCATTTCAATTATACGCGATGACCTAAAAATCATGTTGCCAGACAAAATTCAGAACTACGACATTCTATCCGCTGTCAATCATTGCCGTACACTGGATGCCGACGGTATCGTCTGCTTGAAAGCCGTCATTGAACGGGTTTTTGCCCTGCTGAGAATCGACGTAAACAAGGAGAAAGCACTTCCCGGCTTGACTGAGCGCTTTTTTGAAAAAATCGATTCGCGTGTAAAACAATATACACTACCTACGGACTATGATTCGATCAGCAGATATTTTCGGGATAAACAAGGCGTTGTTATCTCAACTATCCATGGGGTTAAAGGCGAAGAATACACTACGGTTATTGCTGTATGCTTACTCAATGGTTATTTGCCGCACTGGGATTTCATCATAAAGCCAGAAAAAAAGCCTCTTCGAAAAACAGAAACATCGAAGTTGCTCTATGTCCTCTGCTCAAGAGCAAAGCAAAACTTATACTTATTTAGCGAAACCGGGCGCAAGACGAATAAAGGATCAGAGTATACGCCAACAGATGAACTGTCTTTGATCGCTCATAACTTATCTTAA
- a CDS encoding AAA family ATPase, translated as MKYIQIINFKNLKSARFEFAKGANTIIGENDSGKSNALTAMRILLDDSYYYNTKRLKETDFSYALGDWKGHWIIISAFFDEISNEDKNNEFCAELTPDEENGNFLRSYIRCADKGYGTVTLFIRPCKSKRLELAEASHSSRFETIRSQIKLSDYEFFYTSRSQADFTDEAVYKFIVGDIAAGEYANPENDDSSVLGTKIDIISVWQHISTVFIDALRDVENELRKPKNPIRQIIDTIEGEIAVTDIDDIKSKITALNLKIASIPQISDIGNQVNRKLLEMIGTVYSPDIKLESRLKEDFATLARYLTMAPSDQNDIELLGLGHLNILYIALKLVEFEANRNRELLNIMIIEEPEAHIHTHIQKTLFDNLQVAHTYTQVVMSTHSTHLSEVADIEKVNIMKKVNEQLSFVMKPTNGLDQFGADVLKHKGMAFTQILSRYLDAKRSVLLFSKGVILVEGDGEEILIPALVKNVLGVSLDEMGIGLINVGSVAFENVACIFDAARLQRRCAIITDLDAIIAGATKGSQEAMYLGAARKDRLTTLFGANQYVEAFYAPHTLEVDFANIAQNKEFIYAVIKHAYTQKATKDKHIAAIKSGTDVERYDAVLTIAQNIQKGWYATLLASEIRANAIIPAYILDAIAFAAKDVVSPKLLWKMVKYSFGAYNDLGSDYDDMKKEFDEAATPEQRTALISDFCREFPKDMVSAFIAKVVD; from the coding sequence TTGAAATACATTCAAATCATCAATTTCAAAAACCTGAAGTCTGCTCGTTTTGAGTTTGCTAAGGGTGCCAATACGATTATTGGCGAAAACGATTCTGGAAAGTCAAATGCCCTAACCGCCATGCGGATACTTTTGGATGACAGCTATTACTACAACACAAAACGACTGAAGGAAACGGATTTTTCTTATGCCCTCGGAGATTGGAAAGGGCATTGGATAATAATCTCTGCGTTTTTTGATGAGATATCTAATGAGGACAAGAATAACGAATTCTGTGCTGAGCTGACTCCCGACGAAGAAAATGGCAATTTTTTAAGATCATATATCCGTTGTGCGGACAAAGGTTACGGAACAGTCACTTTGTTCATCCGTCCATGCAAGTCCAAAAGATTGGAGTTGGCGGAAGCTTCTCATAGCAGCAGATTCGAAACAATTCGTTCTCAAATAAAGCTCAGTGACTATGAGTTTTTTTATACGTCACGATCTCAAGCTGACTTTACCGACGAAGCTGTATATAAGTTTATCGTAGGCGATATTGCAGCTGGAGAATACGCCAACCCCGAAAACGATGACAGTTCCGTGCTTGGCACAAAAATTGACATTATAAGTGTCTGGCAGCACATTTCAACAGTTTTCATTGATGCTTTGCGAGATGTTGAAAATGAACTTCGAAAACCAAAAAATCCAATACGGCAAATCATTGATACCATCGAAGGTGAAATTGCTGTAACAGATATCGATGATATCAAAAGTAAAATTACTGCACTCAACTTAAAAATCGCCAGTATCCCTCAGATTTCAGATATTGGGAATCAAGTAAATCGAAAACTGCTTGAAATGATCGGAACGGTTTATTCTCCTGACATCAAGCTGGAATCCCGCTTGAAAGAAGATTTTGCGACACTTGCCAGATATCTGACAATGGCTCCTTCCGACCAGAACGATATTGAACTGCTCGGATTGGGTCATCTTAACATTTTGTATATTGCCTTGAAGCTGGTCGAGTTCGAAGCCAACCGCAACCGGGAGCTTCTCAATATCATGATCATCGAAGAACCGGAAGCCCATATACATACACACATTCAGAAAACGTTGTTTGACAACCTTCAAGTCGCGCACACCTATACGCAAGTCGTGATGTCCACGCACTCGACGCATCTTTCTGAGGTTGCGGATATTGAAAAAGTAAACATTATGAAGAAAGTAAATGAGCAGCTGTCGTTTGTAATGAAACCCACAAATGGGCTTGACCAATTTGGAGCCGACGTCCTGAAGCACAAGGGTATGGCGTTTACGCAGATTCTTTCCAGATATTTGGACGCAAAACGGAGTGTGCTGTTATTCTCAAAAGGTGTTATCCTCGTAGAAGGTGACGGCGAGGAAATCCTGATTCCTGCTTTGGTTAAGAATGTGCTTGGGGTTTCGCTGGATGAAATGGGCATTGGGCTCATTAATGTTGGAAGCGTTGCGTTTGAAAATGTCGCTTGCATTTTTGATGCAGCCCGCTTGCAAAGGCGATGCGCCATAATAACGGATTTGGATGCAATCATCGCCGGTGCAACAAAAGGCAGTCAAGAGGCGATGTATTTAGGAGCTGCAAGAAAAGATCGGCTGACAACCCTGTTTGGGGCAAATCAATATGTCGAAGCCTTTTACGCTCCACATACGCTTGAGGTTGATTTTGCCAATATCGCTCAAAATAAAGAGTTCATATACGCAGTCATAAAGCATGCATACACGCAAAAGGCTACGAAAGACAAGCATATCGCGGCAATCAAATCCGGCACTGATGTCGAACGTTACGACGCTGTTCTTACTATAGCGCAAAACATCCAGAAGGGATGGTATGCCACCTTACTCGCTTCTGAAATTAGGGCAAACGCGATCATACCGGCTTATATTCTTGATGCGATTGCTTTTGCAGCAAAGGATGTTGTATCCCCCAAGCTGTTATGGAAAATGGTTAAGTATTCATTTGGAGCATACAATGATTTGGGCAGCGATTATGATGACATGAAAAAAGAATTTGACGAAGCCGCAACACCTGAACAGAGAACCGCTTTGATTTCAGATTTCTGCCGCGAGTTTCCTAAAGACATGGTCAGTGCGTTCATCGCTAAGGTGGTGGATTAA
- a CDS encoding N-6 DNA methylase: protein MRLKKDSTEQKLRGAYYTPLALANAMVGLFTDDNPRSVLEPSCGDGVFIDSLQSSGMLDRIDTLTAVEIEAAEAQKVQKRYPNVGNVNVLVEDFLEFYERCYQKERYDLILGNPPYIRYQYLTEAQREIQAQILTSHGMKSNKLINSWVCFLVACVQMLSVKGKIAFVVPAEILQVAYAEDLRLFLTNQLSRITLITFEKLIFPEIEQEVCVLVGEKGGEEKGIRIIQMDTLDDFKALDLSKNGYQKVQHVKEKWTKYFVSSTEAELIQILRADDRFVPFKEYGIINVGITTGNNDYFSITEETEKQYALESVTLPLIGRSSHAHGIYFTEADWQCNINAGKKAMLVSFPDTPYEEYPAKHKEYIRLGEESDQHSGYKCTIRDRWYIVPSVWVPDAFFLRRNNIYPKFVLNQCGAVSTDTMHRMKFYIDVDPLNILLSYYNSISFAFAEICGRSYGGGVLEILPGEMGNILLPKISGIDPTKREDLLHRIDAIVRQDADIEQALDIVDKELLVDALGIDPEWCHRCRLIWRKLKQRRLGRS from the coding sequence ATGCGTCTGAAGAAGGACAGCACCGAGCAAAAGCTCCGGGGAGCATATTATACGCCGTTGGCACTTGCCAACGCCATGGTTGGTCTTTTCACGGATGATAACCCCCGGAGCGTGTTGGAGCCAAGTTGTGGAGATGGCGTTTTCATTGACAGCCTCCAGTCCAGCGGTATGCTCGACAGAATCGATACGCTCACTGCTGTTGAAATAGAGGCGGCAGAAGCGCAAAAAGTGCAAAAACGCTATCCCAACGTCGGGAACGTGAATGTTCTGGTTGAGGATTTTCTTGAGTTTTATGAGCGGTGCTACCAGAAAGAACGGTACGACTTGATTCTCGGCAACCCGCCCTACATTCGGTATCAATACCTGACCGAAGCCCAGCGGGAGATTCAGGCGCAAATCCTGACTTCCCACGGTATGAAGTCGAATAAGCTCATCAACTCATGGGTTTGCTTCCTTGTCGCTTGTGTGCAGATGCTTTCTGTCAAAGGCAAAATAGCCTTCGTCGTTCCGGCAGAGATATTACAGGTTGCCTACGCCGAAGATCTGCGTTTGTTTCTTACAAACCAGCTTTCAAGGATTACACTCATCACCTTCGAAAAACTCATTTTTCCTGAGATTGAGCAGGAAGTGTGCGTCCTCGTTGGTGAAAAGGGCGGCGAAGAAAAAGGCATTCGCATCATTCAGATGGATACCCTTGATGACTTCAAAGCCTTGGATTTGAGTAAAAATGGATATCAGAAAGTCCAGCACGTCAAGGAGAAATGGACTAAGTATTTTGTGTCCTCAACCGAAGCCGAACTTATTCAAATCCTCCGTGCCGATGACCGCTTTGTCCCGTTCAAAGAGTACGGTATTATCAATGTCGGCATTACCACGGGCAACAACGATTACTTCTCCATCACGGAAGAAACGGAAAAACAGTATGCACTGGAATCCGTTACCCTGCCGCTGATCGGTCGGAGTTCCCATGCCCATGGGATATACTTCACAGAAGCTGACTGGCAGTGCAATATCAATGCCGGCAAGAAAGCGATGTTGGTCAGCTTTCCCGATACCCCCTACGAGGAATACCCCGCAAAACATAAGGAATACATCCGCTTGGGCGAGGAATCCGACCAGCACAGCGGCTACAAATGCACTATCCGTGACCGCTGGTACATCGTGCCTTCCGTTTGGGTGCCGGATGCGTTTTTCCTGCGTCGCAACAACATCTACCCCAAATTCGTACTAAACCAATGCGGAGCCGTTTCCACGGACACCATGCACCGCATGAAGTTTTACATCGACGTTGACCCGTTAAACATACTGCTTTCCTACTACAACAGCATATCATTTGCCTTTGCGGAGATCTGCGGGCGCAGCTATGGTGGCGGGGTGCTGGAGATTCTGCCGGGCGAGATGGGAAATATCCTGCTGCCTAAAATATCTGGCATAGACCCCACCAAGCGTGAGGACTTGCTGCACCGCATCGATGCGATTGTTCGGCAGGACGCGGATATTGAGCAGGCATTGGACATCGTTGACAAAGAACTACTGGTTGATGCACTTGGCATTGATCCCGAGTGGTGCCATAGATGCCGCTTGATTTGGAGGAAGCTCAAGCAGCGGCGGCTGGGGCGGTCTTGA
- a CDS encoding Eco57I restriction-modification methylase domain-containing protein: protein MDIQNELKTLADKFAANLTYYKDQRNAYNEHSCRIEYIDPLLQLLGWDVSNAKGLPPQYREVIAENYSTQTDRPDYSLTLRGVAKLFVEAKKPAVDIFRHPEPALQARKYGWNANHKVAVLTNFEYLIIYDTTVVPREGEACPVARYRFFHFTDYASKFDEICSLISRDVIYSGAFDAYFDEHLLAGSSQKQQVDALFLEQINRWRVSLSNELYHKDTKYRSLDVLNDVVQDFINQIVFLRICEDKNLPLYHNLQETISDPAQLNTRLEEMLRAADRRYDSGLFSGNNIVFDLSNVVITEIVQGLYYPQSPYLFSIIESNLLGKIYEMFLTEQLAVLPGGAIGLAKKKDYADRSIVTTPTEIVKYIVEQTMSRLCEGKTPQELLELRIADIACGSGVFLEAAFDYLQNYCVEWYAQNDPSHLIEIGNGFFKLPLEEKKQLLCSCVYGIDIDIHAVEVAKFSLLVKLIENETTPSVAESTPILPELSTNIFHGNALIGEHELDGRRLTPREMLAVVPFNWSEMRLDRPFDAIIGNPPYVSTEDIHALLPVVEFDVYKDKYSSAYKQFDKYFIFIERAVRLVKDGGLVCYIVPNKFFKVDAGQKLRQLIARHAMLVQLDDFGDAQLFEDKTIYSSILLLQKQPNEEFVYSNVTSAPTLWAREDVESIVLKASSLDDSPWKLTTDMEFMALLQRLEGRTVPLETHAEIFNGIQTSAERPVPVYWFAASEVKRENRTAVTIERDGQDFSIEKAILKPYFKPTLKAEKGSNSYSLLDTDKRIIFPYDTNGKLISREEMESRYPGAYAYLRHYYDRLVPKLVSPSGVRDVPNATAETWYQYGRTQALTAFINTPKLIVGVLSQEPMYAYDGNDMLIASGGTAGYCAVSHKAGSPYDLEYVQAWLSNPYTEQYIRMSGSYFEGGFVARGTFILSSLPFVELDFSVPVQRAIHDEVVGMTREVYGINDRLASAPPKRVESVLLRQKKALIERIEGLISRVYRLEF, encoded by the coding sequence ATGGATATACAAAATGAACTTAAAACCCTGGCTGACAAGTTTGCGGCGAATCTGACATACTACAAAGATCAGAGAAACGCTTATAATGAACATTCTTGCAGGATTGAGTATATTGATCCTCTTTTGCAGTTGTTGGGATGGGATGTATCAAACGCGAAGGGGTTGCCTCCCCAATATCGCGAAGTGATAGCCGAGAATTACTCCACGCAAACTGACCGGCCAGATTATTCGCTAACCCTGCGTGGCGTTGCAAAACTGTTTGTTGAAGCGAAGAAACCCGCCGTTGATATTTTCCGTCACCCCGAACCAGCTTTGCAAGCCCGGAAATACGGCTGGAATGCCAACCACAAGGTAGCCGTTCTGACCAATTTTGAGTACCTGATTATCTACGACACCACCGTTGTTCCGAGGGAGGGTGAGGCTTGCCCGGTTGCGCGGTATCGGTTTTTTCACTTTACTGACTACGCCAGCAAATTTGATGAAATTTGCTCCCTGATATCGAGGGATGTCATCTATTCCGGCGCGTTCGACGCTTATTTCGATGAACACCTTTTAGCAGGCAGCTCGCAAAAACAGCAGGTTGATGCACTCTTCTTGGAACAGATTAACCGTTGGCGCGTTTCGTTGAGCAATGAACTCTATCACAAAGACACTAAATATCGATCGTTGGACGTACTGAACGATGTAGTGCAGGACTTTATTAATCAGATTGTTTTTCTGCGGATATGTGAGGACAAAAACCTGCCATTATACCACAATTTGCAGGAAACAATCAGCGATCCGGCGCAACTGAATACCCGCTTGGAGGAAATGCTCCGCGCCGCCGACCGCCGATATGACTCAGGTCTGTTCTCCGGCAACAACATTGTTTTCGATTTGAGCAACGTGGTCATTACCGAGATTGTACAGGGTTTGTATTATCCGCAAAGCCCTTATCTATTCAGTATTATCGAATCCAATCTGCTCGGCAAAATCTATGAGATGTTCCTCACGGAGCAGTTGGCAGTGCTGCCGGGCGGTGCCATTGGTCTTGCTAAGAAAAAAGACTATGCTGACCGCTCCATCGTCACAACACCAACGGAAATCGTAAAATACATCGTTGAACAAACCATGTCGCGGCTGTGCGAAGGTAAGACTCCGCAGGAACTATTGGAGTTGCGGATTGCGGACATTGCCTGTGGCTCCGGCGTGTTTCTTGAAGCAGCGTTTGACTATTTGCAGAACTATTGCGTTGAGTGGTACGCCCAGAACGACCCTTCCCATCTGATTGAGATTGGGAACGGTTTCTTCAAGTTACCGCTGGAAGAAAAGAAGCAGCTTCTCTGCTCCTGTGTATATGGCATAGACATCGACATCCATGCGGTGGAAGTCGCCAAGTTTTCATTGCTGGTTAAGCTCATCGAAAATGAAACCACACCTTCCGTTGCGGAGTCCACCCCGATTCTGCCTGAACTCAGCACGAACATCTTCCACGGCAACGCCCTGATCGGCGAACATGAACTTGACGGCAGGCGGCTTACTCCCCGTGAAATGCTTGCCGTGGTTCCGTTCAATTGGTCAGAAATGCGGCTGGATAGACCGTTTGATGCCATCATCGGTAACCCGCCCTACGTCAGCACAGAAGATATACACGCGCTGCTTCCTGTAGTTGAATTTGATGTCTACAAAGACAAATATAGTTCCGCATATAAGCAGTTTGACAAATACTTCATCTTCATCGAACGCGCCGTCCGCCTGGTGAAGGATGGCGGTCTCGTTTGCTATATTGTTCCCAACAAGTTCTTCAAGGTCGATGCCGGGCAAAAGTTGCGGCAGTTGATTGCCCGGCACGCGATGCTGGTGCAGTTGGATGACTTCGGCGACGCGCAGTTGTTCGAGGATAAGACCATATACAGTTCAATCCTGCTCCTGCAAAAGCAGCCGAATGAGGAATTTGTATATTCCAACGTCACCTCTGCCCCGACTTTGTGGGCAAGGGAAGACGTGGAATCCATCGTGCTGAAAGCGTCCTCACTTGACGATTCACCGTGGAAGCTGACCACGGATATGGAATTCATGGCGTTGCTGCAAAGGCTGGAAGGCAGAACAGTTCCGCTGGAAACCCATGCTGAGATATTCAATGGTATCCAGACCAGCGCAGAGCGTCCCGTTCCAGTATACTGGTTCGCGGCGAGTGAGGTTAAGCGTGAGAACAGAACGGCTGTCACCATAGAGCGTGATGGGCAGGACTTCTCCATCGAAAAGGCGATCCTCAAGCCATATTTTAAGCCTACCCTTAAAGCCGAGAAGGGCTCAAATTCCTACAGCTTGTTGGACACGGACAAACGGATTATCTTCCCCTATGATACCAACGGCAAGCTAATCTCGAGAGAGGAAATGGAAAGCCGCTACCCCGGCGCGTATGCGTACCTTCGCCATTATTATGACAGGCTGGTTCCTAAATTGGTATCGCCCTCCGGCGTTCGGGATGTGCCAAATGCCACCGCAGAAACATGGTATCAATATGGCAGGACACAGGCATTGACGGCGTTCATCAACACGCCGAAGCTTATTGTTGGCGTCCTGAGCCAAGAGCCGATGTACGCCTATGACGGCAACGATATGTTGATTGCGTCCGGCGGTACAGCAGGGTATTGCGCGGTCAGCCATAAGGCGGGAAGCCCCTACGACTTGGAATACGTACAGGCATGGTTATCCAACCCTTATACAGAGCAGTACATTCGTATGTCCGGCAGTTACTTTGAGGGTGGTTTTGTTGCAAGAGGGACTTTCATCCTGTCGTCTTTGCCTTTCGTGGAACTGGACTTCTCTGTTCCCGTGCAAAGAGCCATCCACGACGAAGTTGTAGGCATGACCCGTGAAGTATATGGCATAAATGACAGGCTGGCATCCGCTCCGCCCAAACGTGTGGAGAGCGTACTGCTGCGCCAGAAGAAGGCTCTGATCGAGCGGATTGAGGGCTTGATTTCTCGTGTTTATCGATTAGAGTTTTGA
- a CDS encoding helix-turn-helix transcriptional regulator, with protein sequence MKLDEILKEVRKELNISQEQFAHELNVSFTTLNRWENNRSVPSRLAKLRILDYCKSKNIPKDIITALEHV encoded by the coding sequence ATGAAGCTCGATGAAATACTCAAAGAAGTCCGAAAAGAATTGAATATTTCGCAGGAACAGTTTGCCCACGAATTGAACGTAAGCTTCACGACGCTGAACCGTTGGGAGAACAACCGTTCTGTTCCGAGCCGTCTGGCGAAGCTGCGTATTTTGGATTATTGTAAAAGCAAAAATATACCGAAAGATATCATCACAGCATTAGAGCATGTTTAA